A part of Cervus elaphus chromosome 11, mCerEla1.1, whole genome shotgun sequence genomic DNA contains:
- the CEBPZ gene encoding CCAAT/enhancer-binding protein zeta, giving the protein MAAAEKPLEFYAKRPWGPENGLEDPDEDEEDDNDETEDAFSLQEVLRLGGTKQDYLMLAALDENEEVVDGGKKGAIDDLQQGELEAFIQNLSLAKYAKAFLIEEDQPAKKEESSKKEARVSKVDSKKQKTAESESKVKNKKRPEQHSDENNSAITKTKKDKQQDIFEFFERQTLLLKSGGKWYDLEYSNEYCLEPQPRDVVSKYKALAQKLYEHEINLFKNKTNIQKGASSTWMKAIVSSGTLGDRMAAMILLIQDDAIHTLQFVETLVNLVKKKGSKQQCLMALDTFKELLITDLLPDNRKLRVFSQHPFDKLEQLSSGNRDSRDRRLIVWYFEHQLKHLVAEFVQVLETLSHDSLVTTKTRALMVAHELLCNKPEEEKAFLVQVVNKLGDPQNRIATKASHLLETLLCKHPNMKGVVCGEVERLLFRSNISAKAQYYAICFLNQMVLSHEESELANKLITLYFCFFRTCIKKKDIESKMLSALLTGVNRAYPYAETGDDKVREQVDTLFKVLHAVNFNTSVQALMLLFQVMNSQQTISDRYYAALYRKMLDPGLMLCSKQAMFLNLVYKSLKADIVLRRVKAFVKRLLQVTCEQMPPFICGALYLVSEILKAKPGLRSQLDDHLESDEEENFIDIADDEEAEKFTDADKETETDTVKKAEMEETESESHVGTRKVESASWVHFDNLKGGKRLNTYDPFSRNPLYCGAENTSLWELKKLSEHFHPSVALFAKTILQGNYIEYSGDPLQDFTLMRFLDRFVYRNPKPHKGKENTDSVVMQPKRKHFMKDIRSLAVNSKEFLAKEESQIPVDEVFFYRYYKKVANVKVKQKRNEDEESIEDVDDEEFEKMIDTFEDDNCFTSGTDDLDFAGNMKKKAKGAKDDSEDEDSEDDDLDNLDDDEVSLGSMNEEFAEIEEDGGTFMDVLDDENEGIPELDDEVRLKVNNKKNKRKGANDFDFAGSFQGPRKKKKRDFDDSNVFVSAEEFGHLLDENMGYKFDNIGMNAMANKDNASLKQLRWEAERDDWLHNRDVKSIIKRKKNFRKRPKTTQKIKRQRK; this is encoded by the exons ATGGCGGCAGCTGAGAAACCTTTGGAGTTCTATGCCAAGCGGCCCTGGGGCCCGGAGAACGGGCTAGAAGATCCGGACGAAGACGAAGAGGATGATAACGATGAAACCGAGGATGCGTTCTCCCTTCAGGAAGTGTTGCGGCTCGGAGGCACCAAG CAAGATTATCTTATGTTGGCTGCTTTGGATGAGAATGAGGAAGTTGTGGATGGAGGCAAAAAAGGAGCAATTGATGATCTTCAGCAAGGTGAATTGGAAGCATTTATTCAGAATCTTAGTTTGGCCAAGTACGCAAAAGCTTTCCTAATTGAAGAAGATCAACCAGCTAAAAAAGAAGAGTCCAGCAAGAAGGAAGCAAGAGTTTCTAAAGTAGATAGTAAAAAGCAAAAgacagcagaaagtgaaagtaaggtgaaaaataagaagaggccAGAACAGCACTCTGATGAGAACAACAGTGccataacaaaaacaaagaaagataaGCAACAGGACATCTTTGAATTTTTTGAGAGACAGACATTGTTACTTAAGTCTGGCGGCAAATGGTATGATCTGGAGTATAGCAATGAATATTGTTTGGAACCCCAGCCTCGGGATGTTGTGTCTAAGTACAAAGCCTTGGCTCAGAAGTTGTATGAACATGAAATCAATTTATTCAAAAATAAGACGAATATCCAAAAGGGAGCCTCTTCTACCTGGATGAAGGCGATTGTATCATCAGGGACTCTAGGTGACAGGATGGCAGCCATGATTCTTCTTATTCAGGATGATGCTATTCACACACTCCAGTTTGTGGAAACTCTCGTGAACCTTGTTAAAAAGAAGGGCAGCAAACAGCAGTGCCTCATGGCTTTAGATACTTTCAAAGAGTTACTTATTACAGACCTTTTGCCAGATAATCGAAAGCTACGGGTTTTCAGCCAGCATCCTTTCGACAAACTAGAGCAGTTGTCCAGTGGCAACAGGGACTCCAGAGACAGAAGACTCATAGTATGGTATTTTGAACACCAGCTGAAGCACTTAGTGGCTGAATTTGTGCAAGTCTTAGAAACTTTAAGTCATGATTCATTAGTAACCACCAAAACTCGAGCCCTCATGGTGGCTCACGAGCTTCTTTGTAACAAACCTGAGGAGGAAAAGGCCTTTCTTGTGCAGGTGGTAAATAAACTGGGAGATCCTCAGAACAGAATAGCCACCAAAGCCTCCCATCTGTTGGAGACACTGCTTTGTAAACAtcccaacatgaaaggagttGTGTGTGGTGAAGTAGAGAGACTGCTGTTCCGCTCAAATATCAGCGCCAAAGCCCAGTATTAtgcaatttgctttttaaatcaaaTGGTCCTCTCTCATGAAGAAAGTGAACTAGCTAACAAATTAATaactctttatttttgtttttttcggACTTGcatcaagaaaaaagatattGAATCAAAAATGCTCAGTGCCCTTTTAACAGGAGTGAATAGGGCATACCCCTACGCCGAGACTGGTGATGACAAAGTGAGGGAGCAGGTTGACACGCTGTTCAAAGTGCTTCATGCTGTGAATTTTAATACCAGTGTGCAGGCTTTAATGTTACTATTCCAAGTCATGAATTCTCAGCAGACGATATCAGATCGATATTATGCAGCATTGTATCG gaAGATGCTGGATCCGGGGTTGATGTTGTGTTCTAAGCAAGCCATGTTTCTTAACCTTGTCTACAAGTCTCTGAAAGCTGACATTGTGTTGCGGAGGGTGAAGGCTTTTGTGAAGAGGTTACTTCAAGTCACTTGTGAACAGATGCCACCATTTATATGTGGAGCTTTGTATCTTGTGTCTGAGATCCTTAAAGCAAAACCAGGTTTAAGAAGTCAACTGGATGATCATCTG GAGTCTGATGAGGAAGAAAATTTTATTGACATAGCAGAtgatgaagaagcagaaaaattcaCTGatgcagataaagaaacagaaacagataccGTGAAAAAAGCTGAGATGGAAGAAACTGAGTCTGAAAGTCATGTGGGAACCAGAAAGGTAGAGTCTGCTTCGTGGGTGCACTTTGATAATTTAAAAG GTGGCAAACGGTTAAACACATATGATCCATTCAGTAGAAACCCTTTGTACTGTGGAGCTGAAAATACGAGTCTTTGGGAActcaaaaag CTATCTGAGCATTTTCATCCTTCTGTGGCCCTTTTTGCAAAGACTATTCTTCAG ggaaattatattGAGTACTCGGGGGATCCACTGCAGGATTTCACACTAATGAGGTTCTTGGATCGATTTGTATATCGAAATCCAAAGCCACATAAAGGCAAAG AAAACACAGACAGCGTtgtgatgcagccaaaaagaaaacattttatgaagGATATTCGTAGTCTTGCTG TTAACAGTAAGGAGTTCCTTGCAAAAGAAGAAAGCCAAATACCAGTAGATGAAGTGTTTTTCTACag gtATTATAAAAAAGTTGCTAATGTTAAAGTGAAACAAAAGCGGAATGAAGATGAAGAAAGTATAGAAGATGTGGACGATGAGGAATTTGAAAAGATGATTG ACACATTTGAAGATGATAATTGCTTCACCTCTGGAACGGATGACCTTGATTTCGCTGG CAAcatgaagaagaaagcaaaaggagCTAAGGATGACTCAGAAGATGAAGATTCAGAAGATGACGACCTTGATAATTTGGATGATGATGAAGTTTCGTTAGGAAGTATGAATGAAGAATTCGCTGAAATTGAAGAAGATGGAGGAACATTCATGGATGTGTTAGATGATGAGAATGAGGGCATTCCAG AACTTGATGATGAAGTCAGACTCAAAgtcaataataagaaaaacaagagaaaaggtGCAAATGATTTTGACTTTGCTGGGTCATTTCAAG GAccgagaaaaaaaaagaagagagacttTGATGACTCCAACGTATTTGTATCTGCTGAAGAG TTTGGCCACCTGTTGGATGAAAATATGGGATACAAGTTTGATAACATTGGCATGAATGCCATGGCTAACAAAGATAATGCAA GTCTCAAACAGCTTAGATGGGAGGCTGAACGTGATGACTGGTTACACAACAGAGATGTGAAAAGCATcatcaagaggaagaaaaatttcagaaagagGCCAAAAAccactcaaaaaattaaaaggcaaagaaaataa